One Xylanivirga thermophila DNA window includes the following coding sequences:
- a CDS encoding NifB/NifX family molybdenum-iron cluster-binding protein produces the protein MKIAVASEGKYVSGHFGHCEGFTIYEVEEDKIKNKEFVENPGHRPGFLPVFLKEQGANVIIAGGMGATAQQLFAEREIEVVVGVQGFSDDAASKYIKGELKSTGSVCTEHEHEGHCNE, from the coding sequence ATGAAAATAGCAGTTGCAAGTGAAGGAAAATATGTAAGTGGGCATTTTGGACATTGTGAGGGATTTACAATATATGAAGTAGAAGAAGACAAGATAAAAAACAAGGAATTTGTAGAAAATCCAGGTCATAGACCAGGTTTTCTTCCTGTATTTTTAAAAGAACAGGGGGCGAATGTAATAATTGCCGGTGGCATGGGGGCAACGGCGCAGCAATTGTTTGCAGAGAGGGAGATAGAAGTTGTTGTAGGAGTACAAGGTTTTAGTGATGATGCGGCTAGTAAATATATAAAAGGTGAGCTTAAGTCTACTGGCAGTGTATGTACAGAACATGAACATGAAGGACATTGCAACGAATAA
- a CDS encoding ATP-binding protein, giving the protein MELVVVSGKGGTGKTTIAAALSELASEVVRVDCDVDASNFHMFYRGRDIKKDNFYGGKKAYIDQEKCIECGACERVCRFGAIDHFKIDDFSCEGCGTCLLVCPKDAIELEDDKAAEAFITQLDDSIISRAEMEIGSDGSGKLITLLRNNAEKFVKDGQIQIIDGSPGIGCPVISSITGTDGVLIVTEPTRSGLKDLERIIELCDHFGLLSMVCINKYDINEEMGKEIEEFIGQKQIELVGKIPYDDIVMKSINELKPVIYYEGSTAGKAIEDMWQNIKKIMF; this is encoded by the coding sequence GTGGAATTAGTAGTTGTAAGCGGAAAGGGTGGAACGGGTAAGACTACTATTGCTGCTGCACTATCCGAACTTGCGTCAGAGGTTGTAAGGGTAGATTGTGATGTGGATGCATCAAACTTTCATATGTTTTACAGGGGACGGGATATAAAAAAGGATAATTTTTATGGCGGTAAAAAGGCATATATAGATCAAGAAAAATGTATAGAATGTGGTGCATGTGAAAGGGTTTGCAGATTTGGGGCCATAGATCACTTTAAAATAGATGATTTTTCTTGTGAGGGATGCGGGACATGTCTCCTTGTATGTCCCAAAGATGCTATAGAATTGGAAGATGATAAGGCAGCGGAAGCTTTTATTACACAGCTAGATGATAGTATAATTTCAAGGGCAGAGATGGAGATCGGAAGTGACGGCTCAGGGAAACTTATAACTTTACTTAGAAATAACGCAGAAAAGTTTGTAAAAGATGGGCAAATTCAAATAATAGATGGATCTCCAGGTATAGGTTGTCCTGTAATTTCATCTATTACTGGTACGGATGGGGTATTGATTGTAACAGAACCTACTAGATCAGGATTAAAGGATCTTGAGAGAATAATAGAATTATGTGATCATTTTGGTCTGCTAAGTATGGTATGTATAAATAAGTACGATATAAATGAAGAGATGGGCAAAGAAATAGAAGAATTTATAGGCCAAAAACAGATAGAATTGGTAGGAAAAATACCCTATGATGATATTGTTATGAAATCCATAAATGAATTAAAACCAGTAATATATTATGAAGGAAGTACAGCAGGTAAAGCCATTGAAGATATGTGGCAAAACATAAAAAAAATAATGTTTTAG